A stretch of Brassica napus cultivar Da-Ae chromosome C6, Da-Ae, whole genome shotgun sequence DNA encodes these proteins:
- the LOC106383630 gene encoding uncharacterized protein LOC106383630: MTRFWNDNWSPYGKLSEFLNLPQRSRLGIQETATLDDLYRDGVWSLPAARSEQQVLLQVYLTSLSLNSLDDRYIWSLNSSSQEFSTGLVYGELKHHNQPTQWHKAVWSPRGIPRQNFLAWLLVQNRCPTRDRLLGWGLPTDPLCLLCNVAPESRDHIYYQCPYFWSVWTRTANRAGHRPDQDWNREMINMQNLQGPRHLQIIRLLAWQCTLYYIWAERNSRLHRHIFKPPDSIVKQIEATIRSKISALRDRSPRLSSSLFAVWNV, from the coding sequence ATGACCAGATTCTGGAATGACAATTGGAGTCCTTATGGGAAACTTTCCGAGTTTCTTAATCTCCCCCAACGGTCACGTCTTGGTATCCAAGAAACTGCAACTCTTGATGACCTCTACAGGGACGGTGTCTGGTCCCTTCCGGCGGCTCGATCAGAACAACAAGTTCTACTTCAAGTATACTTAACATCTCTCTCCCTGAACTCTCTTGATGATCGCTATATCTGGAGCCTAAACAGCTCTTCTCAAGAGTTCTCAACGGGTCTTGTCTACGGAGAACTGAAGCATCATAATCAACCAACCCAATGGCACAAGGCAGTTTGGTCACCAAGAGGCATCCCAAGACAGAACTTCCTCGCATGGCTCCTTGTCCAGAACCGGTGCCCCACGAGAGATCGGTTACTGGGTTGGGGACTACCAACAGACCCTCTTTGTTTGCTCTGCAACGTGGCACCTGAGAGTAGGGATCATATATACTATCAATGCCCTTATTTTTGGAGCGTTTGGACTAGAACTGCCAATAGAGCTGGTCATCGACCTGATCAAGATTGGAACCGTGAGATGATCAACATGCAGAACCTCCAAGGTCCCCGTCACTTGCAGATCATTCGACTCCTAGCTTGGCAATGCACGCTGTACTATATCTGGGCTGAAAGGAACTCACGCCTACATCGACACATCTTCAAGCCTCCTGACTCAATTGTAAAGCAGATTGAAGCGACAATTCGATCAAAAATCTCCGCTCTCCGCGATCGATCTCCTCGACTCTCATCCTCTCTATTTGCTGTGTGGAACGTATAA